The Coregonus clupeaformis isolate EN_2021a chromosome 8, ASM2061545v1, whole genome shotgun sequence genome has a segment encoding these proteins:
- the LOC121571342 gene encoding serine/threonine-protein kinase PLK4 — MRKTQSVLEKKGYTTQKEVEHGVIATDKDGDQFVIKEIKLNETSDLSSSAGDIFSEVENLLQITHPHIVSHKNSFQDDKSYYVVMDHCEGGNLAQKIKDGKETGNPFLEEQIMDWLVEICMALKHLHSQGLLHRDLRPQNIFLTKFGTLCLGDFGRVNENATSSSEDGAVAYLGPEILTGGIYETKSDIWSMGCVLYELCMLQCAFAAASPIKLIPQILGGSYPSLPESFSSELRDLLCDIFQQDPTIRPSAGEIMAKPFIIIFLTKKSEKTVEELQITLDKLRTLADGLESMHKGTTIGSLTGGVIGAAGGITSIVGLILAPFTLGASLIVTGVGIGVAVAGGATAGVSNITNMVNQSTDRQAMKNIIKEFQEKFNSLVTSLQDIAEGLETLRASGSFNIGSDNFNANAGASAGARFGRGLGCIPELFRVLQVATIGKVVAQTARAVRVAEVATGIFSAFFVAVDIFFIAMDAKEIHNIRQAKANEQSGDTSKLEVMDTDSTTELHPLCEEPKAEVKSETMKFIQTIRQTAEQLQESLDELSDVISFIPKIEDCYLDN; from the exons ATGAGGAAAACACAGAGTGTCCTTGAGAAGAAAGGATACACTACCCAGAAGGAGGTAGAGCATGGTGTCATAGCTACTGACAAAGATGGTGACCAGTTTGTCATTAAAGAGATCAAACTGAATGAG ACATCAGACTTGAGCTCTAGTGCTGGAGACATATTCTCTGAGGTTGAAAACCTCCTGCAGATAACTCACCCCCATATTGTAAGCCACAAGAACTCTTTCCAAG ATGATAAAAGTTACTATGTAGTGATGGACCATTGTGAGGGTGGAAATCTCGCACAAAAGATCAAAGATGGGAAGGAGACTGGGAACCCATTCTTAGAAGAACAG ATCATGGACTGGCTTGTTGAGATCTGCATGGCACTGAAGCATTTACACAGCCAGGGCCTTCTTCACAGAGACCTGAGACCCCAG AATATATTTCTCACAAAATTTGGGACACTTTGTTTGGGAGATTTCGGAAGAGTCAATGAAAA TGCTACCAGTTCTTCAGAGGATGGAGCAGTGGCTTATTTAGGCCCAGAGATTCTGACAGGGGGAATTTATGAAACCAAAAG TGATATTTGGTCCATGGGATGTGTGCTGTATGAGTTGTGTATGCTTCAGTGTGCA TTCGCTGCAGCAAGCCCAATCAAGCTCATCCCCCAAATATTGGGAGGTTCTTACCCATCTCTCCCAGAGAGCTTCTCATCTGAGCTCCGCGACCTCCTGTGTGACATCTTCCAACAAGACCCGACCATTAGGCCTTCAGCTGGTGAAATTATGGCAAAACCATTCATTATCATTTTCCTCACAAAAAAG AGTGAGAAAACTGTGGAGGAACTCCAGATAACCTTGGACAAGCTGAGAACTCTGGCAGACGGCTTGGAGAGTATGCACAAAGGCACCACCATAGGCAGTCTGACGGGAGGTGTTATTGGGGCAGCTGGAGGAATCACCTCTATAGTGGGGCTCATCCTGGCTCCCTTCACTCTGGGCGCCTCCCTGATCGTCACTGGGGTGGGTATTGGGGTGGCTGTCGCTGGTGGAGCCACAGCAGGAGTATCCAACATTACCAACATGGTCAATCAGTCCACCGACCGCCAAGCCATGAAGAACATCATCAAGGAGTTCCAGGAGAAGTTTAACTCTCTGGTGACATCTCTACAAGACATCGCTGAGGGTTTGGAGACACTGAGGGCAAGTGGCTCCTTTAACATTGGAAGTGACAATTTCAACGCAAATGCTGGGGCAAGTGCTGGGGCTAGGTTTGGGAGGGGCCTGGGCTGCATCCCAGAGCTCTTCAGAGTACTCCAGGTGGCCACCATTGGCAAGGTGGTAGCCCAAACTGCCAGGGCAGTGCGTGTGGCAGAGGTGGCGACAGGAATATTTTCCGCTTTTTTTGTAGCGGTTGATATCTTCTTCATCGCCATGGATGCCAAAGAGATCCACAACATCCGACAGGCGAAGGCGAATGAACAGTCTGGTGATACCAGTAAGTTAGAAGTGATGGACACAGACTCCACCACTGAGCTGCACCCTTTGTGTGAAGAACCAAAGGCTGAGGTCAAGTCAGAGACCATGAAGTTCATCCAAACGATCAGACAGACAGCTGAACAGCTACAGGAGAGCCTGGACGAACTGAGTGATGTCATCTCATTCATTCCTAAGATAGAGGACTGTTACTTAGACAACTGA